A genome region from Acidobacteriota bacterium includes the following:
- a CDS encoding anti-sigma factor yields the protein MAAAGGEGTGRGPTVMAGGSDAVSALDSKGVRGPKAGRAAGSNGESAVPESGRPVSPSSRLPPDLSLSPGLKERVLEAARNVRPEAAGDRVRTLPTSREAFGFRDWLPWICAAVAGLALAFSMENLRRLDREVAVHQAGMVELAGQVRELQAKLDRESGAPLFPSDPGVRALLLLGTPKSPEARGAVFWSGQERKARLYTSRLPQLSREKTYQLWLISDKPVGAGTFRVNPAGQGYLEVVDLDGTAPPVEIAVSMEPAGGAPRLTGDVYLAGSF from the coding sequence ATGGCTGCAGCAGGAGGAGAGGGCACTGGCCGCGGACCTACCGTCATGGCTGGCGGGAGCGACGCAGTGTCGGCTCTCGACTCCAAGGGGGTGCGCGGGCCCAAGGCTGGTCGGGCCGCCGGCTCCAATGGCGAATCGGCGGTTCCGGAGTCCGGACGTCCGGTTTCCCCTTCGTCCCGGCTGCCCCCCGACTTGTCCCTCTCGCCCGGGCTGAAGGAGCGGGTGCTGGAGGCCGCCAGGAATGTGAGGCCCGAAGCAGCCGGTGACCGGGTTCGCACGCTCCCCACATCGCGGGAGGCCTTCGGCTTCCGGGACTGGCTTCCCTGGATCTGCGCTGCCGTGGCAGGTCTGGCGCTGGCGTTCTCCATGGAAAATCTGCGCCGCCTCGACCGGGAAGTTGCCGTCCATCAGGCCGGCATGGTCGAGTTGGCCGGTCAGGTTCGCGAGCTTCAGGCCAAACTGGACCGCGAGAGCGGTGCTCCGCTGTTTCCGAGCGATCCCGGCGTCCGGGCCCTGCTCCTGTTGGGGACCCCCAAGAGTCCCGAGGCCAGGGGAGCGGTGTTCTGGAGCGGCCAGGAACGCAAGGCGCGCCTTTACACCTCCAGGCTCCCGCAACTCTCCCGGGAAAAGACCTACCAACTCTGGCTGATCTCCGACAAACCGGTGGGTGCGGGGACCTTTCGAGTCAATCCCGCCGGACAGGGCTATCTGGAGGTAGTCGACCTTGACGGGACGGCTCCGCCCGTGGAGATCGCCGTTAGCATGGAGCCTGCCGGGGGGGCTCCCCGACTCACGGGGGACGTTTACCTTGCGGGGTCGTTTTAG
- the hisD gene encoding histidinol dehydrogenase, with protein sequence MIPIYPWPGVEAGAYLDKVGSRGGQADGELQAGVAAILASVREKGDAALREWTLRLDGFEPGSLKIDPEEIRSLAGRVDAELREVLRQARENIAGFHRRQRQESWEFEASDGVRLGQRVMPLSSVGLYVPGGAAAYPSSLLMNAVPAQIAGVSRIVVTTPYARFQANPVVAAALTELGLEEVYGVGGAQAIAALAYGTETVPSVDKIVGPGNAYVSEAKRQVFGQVDIDKIAGPSEVVVVADDSAHPDYVAADLMAQAEHDEAAVALAIVFSRVQAEAIRASLDRQILELSRQATIRMALENYGAVLVVSEPGEAVGIVNRIAPEHLELLTRDAETLGRQVEACGAIFFGSDSCEAVGDYFAGPNHVLPTGGSARFASPLGVYDFVKRTNLVRYTRAALRKHHRSIERFALAEKLDAHARSVRLRMEKGSG encoded by the coding sequence TGCAGGCGGGCGTTGCCGCCATCCTGGCTTCGGTGCGGGAAAAGGGAGATGCCGCCCTGAGGGAGTGGACCCTGCGTCTGGATGGATTCGAACCCGGCTCCCTGAAGATCGACCCCGAGGAAATTCGCTCCCTGGCCGGCCGGGTGGATGCCGAGCTGCGGGAGGTCCTCCGCCAGGCCCGCGAGAATATTGCTGGCTTTCACCGCCGACAGCGCCAGGAGTCCTGGGAGTTCGAAGCCTCGGATGGGGTCAGGCTGGGGCAGCGAGTCATGCCCCTGTCGAGCGTGGGTCTCTATGTGCCGGGGGGGGCCGCGGCCTATCCGTCCAGCCTGCTCATGAACGCTGTCCCGGCGCAGATCGCGGGAGTGAGCCGGATTGTGGTGACCACTCCCTACGCCCGCTTTCAGGCCAACCCTGTGGTGGCGGCGGCTCTGACCGAACTGGGGCTGGAGGAGGTCTACGGGGTCGGGGGAGCCCAGGCTATCGCCGCCCTGGCCTACGGGACTGAGACCGTCCCCAGTGTCGACAAGATCGTGGGTCCCGGCAACGCCTATGTATCGGAGGCCAAAAGGCAGGTCTTCGGGCAGGTGGATATCGACAAGATTGCCGGCCCTTCCGAAGTCGTGGTGGTTGCCGACGATTCGGCTCATCCGGACTATGTCGCCGCCGATTTGATGGCCCAGGCCGAGCACGACGAGGCGGCGGTGGCGCTGGCCATCGTATTTTCCAGGGTCCAGGCCGAAGCCATCCGGGCCAGCCTCGACCGTCAGATTTTGGAGTTGAGCCGGCAGGCGACCATACGAATGGCGCTGGAAAACTATGGAGCCGTCCTGGTCGTGAGTGAACCCGGTGAGGCAGTCGGGATCGTCAACCGCATCGCGCCCGAGCACCTGGAGTTGTTGACCCGGGATGCCGAGACACTGGGTCGGCAGGTGGAGGCCTGCGGGGCCATTTTTTTCGGTTCCGATTCCTGCGAAGCGGTGGGCGACTACTTTGCGGGCCCCAACCATGTTCTGCCGACCGGCGGCAGCGCCCGTTTCGCCTCGCCCCTGGGCGTCTACGATTTCGTGAAGCGGACCAACCTGGTCAGGTACACTCGTGCGGCTCTACGCAAGCATCATCGGTCCATCGAGCGATTCGCCCTGGCCGAGAAGCTCGATGCCCACGCCCGCAGCGTCCGACTGAGAATGGAGAAAGGCAGTGGTTAG
- a CDS encoding Gfo/Idh/MocA family oxidoreductase, translating into MFKKTLNWAVLGVGQISEVVAPAIRDSDWAVPYAIASRTLHKADGFARRHGFTRSYGCYEAVLEDPAVDVVYNPLPNWLHCDWTVRALEAGKHVLCEKPLAEDMAECRRMVAVSRQCGRSLMEAFAYRFHPQTARVKELVSQGRVGELRLIRSSLGFPLDFSRPNVRLKPSPGGGALMDVGCYCIHAMRYLTDEEPQTVLGRSQGVPESGVDLTFGGMLIFPGGCLGLFSGSFRTAPDFHLEIVGSRGRLLVPSPFKPDPSRSVLRLEVEGEARDLPIRNGGNMYRLQVDHFSRSVLDGRPLSLPFEDALGNMAVIEALRSSARTGRETPMGEGS; encoded by the coding sequence ATGTTCAAGAAAACACTCAACTGGGCTGTGCTGGGAGTGGGGCAGATTTCCGAGGTGGTGGCCCCCGCCATCAGGGATTCCGACTGGGCCGTCCCCTATGCCATCGCCAGTCGAACTTTGCACAAGGCCGATGGATTCGCCCGGCGGCACGGTTTTACCAGGAGCTACGGGTGCTATGAAGCCGTACTGGAAGATCCCGCGGTCGATGTGGTCTACAACCCCCTGCCCAACTGGCTTCACTGCGATTGGACCGTTCGCGCCCTGGAGGCGGGAAAGCACGTTCTCTGCGAGAAGCCTCTGGCCGAGGACATGGCCGAGTGCCGGAGGATGGTTGCCGTTTCCAGGCAGTGCGGCAGATCGTTGATGGAAGCCTTTGCCTATCGCTTTCATCCCCAGACCGCCAGGGTCAAGGAACTGGTCAGCCAGGGCCGTGTGGGCGAGCTCCGCCTGATTCGATCCTCCCTGGGATTTCCGCTCGACTTCAGCCGGCCCAATGTCCGGCTCAAGCCGAGTCCCGGCGGCGGAGCCCTGATGGACGTGGGCTGCTACTGCATCCATGCGATGCGCTACCTGACGGACGAAGAACCCCAGACGGTCCTGGGACGGAGCCAGGGTGTCCCGGAGAGCGGCGTGGATCTGACATTCGGCGGGATGCTGATCTTTCCGGGCGGGTGCCTGGGATTGTTCAGCGGCAGCTTCCGCACCGCCCCCGACTTTCATCTGGAGATCGTCGGCTCCCGGGGACGCCTGCTGGTTCCGTCGCCATTCAAGCCCGACCCCAGCCGCAGCGTCCTGCGGTTGGAAGTGGAAGGAGAGGCCCGTGACCTGCCTATTCGAAACGGTGGCAACATGTATCGACTGCAGGTCGACCACTTCAGCCGCTCCGTCTTGGACGGCCGACCCTTGTCCTTGCCCTTCGAGGATGCGCTGGGTAACATGGCGGTGATCGAGGCCCTGCGGAGTTCAGCCCGAACCGGCCGGGAAACCCCGATGGGCGAAGGCAGTTAA
- a CDS encoding HupE/UreJ family protein: MSLRGCPSSRSFLTKTIVALPALILLGAVPVPAHDFAFTEATLLIQREGAYRIDLRVDVDALALGVSPTTDSAEVVAELQAMNPDELAEAVENARQTVLRRVRLRFDGVKQRPEISFPEQGTELALENELPTLLGLTARLSGRVPAGAEAITFGASRAFKTVHLTLLDQRTGRSSRQVLGVGQDSSPYFLRGGGVVEGMGRVAFSYLILGFEHILPAGADHILFVLGLFLLGRRFRPLLWQVTAFTLAHSVTLVLSSYDLVSLPSRPVEALIALSIAYVAAENLATSELKPWRPAVVFAFGLLHGLGFADVLRDLGLPEQHFMTALVAFNVGVELGQVAVLLLAFAAVGWFRKEPWYRKGVVLPGSILIGAIGLYWFLERAFG; the protein is encoded by the coding sequence TTGTCTCTTCGTGGATGCCCTTCGTCGAGGAGCTTCCTCACTAAGACAATCGTTGCGCTGCCGGCTCTGATCCTTCTCGGTGCCGTCCCGGTCCCGGCGCACGACTTCGCCTTCACCGAGGCCACCCTCCTGATTCAGCGGGAGGGGGCCTACCGGATCGACCTACGGGTGGATGTGGATGCCCTGGCCCTGGGGGTCTCTCCAACCACGGATTCGGCGGAGGTGGTGGCCGAGTTGCAGGCCATGAATCCCGACGAGCTGGCCGAGGCCGTGGAGAATGCCCGGCAGACGGTGCTGCGCCGGGTCAGGCTTCGTTTCGACGGTGTCAAGCAAAGGCCCGAGATCAGCTTTCCCGAGCAGGGAACCGAGCTGGCTCTCGAGAACGAGCTCCCCACTCTACTGGGACTGACGGCCAGGCTTTCGGGAAGGGTGCCCGCCGGGGCCGAAGCCATCACCTTTGGGGCCTCGCGGGCCTTCAAGACGGTCCACCTCACCCTGCTGGATCAACGCACCGGCCGGTCCAGCCGGCAGGTCCTGGGAGTCGGGCAGGACAGTTCGCCCTATTTCCTGCGGGGCGGGGGAGTTGTGGAGGGGATGGGGAGGGTCGCATTCAGTTATCTGATTCTGGGGTTCGAGCACATTCTTCCCGCCGGGGCGGACCACATACTGTTCGTGCTGGGCCTGTTTCTCCTGGGGCGGCGGTTTCGACCGCTTCTGTGGCAGGTGACCGCCTTTACTCTGGCCCACTCGGTGACCCTGGTCCTTTCGAGTTATGACCTGGTGTCGCTGCCTTCACGGCCGGTAGAGGCGCTGATTGCACTCTCCATCGCCTACGTGGCCGCCGAGAACCTGGCCACCTCCGAGCTGAAGCCCTGGCGCCCGGCGGTGGTATTCGCATTCGGCCTGTTGCACGGGTTGGGATTCGCCGACGTTCTGCGAGATCTGGGTCTGCCGGAACAGCACTTCATGACCGCCCTGGTGGCCTTCAACGTCGGGGTGGAGCTGGGGCAGGTCGCCGTCCTGCTGTTGGCCTTTGCCGCGGTGGGATGGTTCCGGAAGGAACCCTGGTACCGCAAGGGCGTGGTCCTGCCGGGTTCGATCCTCATCGGCGCCATCGGCCTCTACTGGTTCCTGGAGCGGGCGTTTGGGTGA
- a CDS encoding YpdA family putative bacillithiol disulfide reductase, producing MIPKLSPMHDIIIIGAGPTGLACAIEAETRGLDYLVIEKGCIVNSIKNFPLQMTFFTTPELLEIGGMPFVTPYQKPTRLEALKYYRRVADTYRLKLHLYETVLSVEGRDGNFQIKTETRDRQGRHYRARKIVLATGYYDIPNFLNVPGEDLPKVTHYYREAHPYYGMDVAVIGGKNSAAVAALDLYRAGARVTLIHRGSRLSSSIKYWIKPDIENRIKAGEIQARFDTTVVEITQRTLVLRHRSEENVALENDFVFAMTGYRPDLEFFHTIGVRLDPEDQRPLIDKESYESNVAGVYLAGVVVAGMFTNEVFIENGRFHGKVVVDHITERLKKRAVS from the coding sequence ATGATTCCCAAGCTCTCGCCAATGCACGACATCATCATCATCGGCGCGGGGCCTACGGGGTTGGCCTGCGCCATCGAGGCGGAAACGCGGGGACTGGATTACCTGGTGATCGAGAAGGGGTGCATTGTCAATTCGATCAAGAATTTCCCGCTCCAGATGACCTTCTTCACCACTCCGGAACTGCTGGAAATCGGCGGCATGCCATTTGTGACTCCCTACCAGAAGCCGACTCGACTGGAGGCCTTGAAGTACTACCGGCGAGTTGCCGATACCTATCGGCTGAAGCTGCATCTCTACGAAACCGTTTTGAGCGTGGAAGGCCGTGACGGCAATTTTCAGATCAAGACGGAAACTCGGGATCGGCAGGGCCGCCATTACCGGGCCCGCAAGATCGTCCTGGCCACCGGGTACTACGACATCCCCAACTTTCTGAATGTCCCCGGAGAAGACCTGCCCAAGGTAACCCACTACTACAGGGAAGCCCACCCCTACTACGGCATGGACGTGGCGGTGATCGGGGGGAAGAACTCGGCCGCCGTGGCCGCCCTGGATCTCTACCGTGCAGGGGCCCGGGTCACGCTCATCCACCGGGGGAGCCGACTGAGCTCAAGCATCAAGTACTGGATCAAGCCCGATATCGAAAACCGCATCAAGGCCGGGGAGATCCAGGCCCGGTTCGACACTACCGTGGTGGAGATCACTCAGCGGACCCTGGTCTTGCGGCACCGCTCGGAGGAGAATGTCGCCCTGGAAAACGACTTCGTGTTCGCCATGACCGGTTATCGGCCCGACCTGGAATTCTTCCATACCATCGGGGTTCGCCTGGACCCTGAAGATCAGCGGCCCCTGATCGACAAGGAAAGTTACGAGAGCAATGTTGCCGGAGTCTACCTGGCAGGTGTAGTGGTCGCGGGGATGTTCACCAACGAGGTCTTTATCGAGAACGGTCGATTTCATGGTAAAGTTGTGGTGGATCACATCACGGAGCGACTGAAGAAGCGGGCTGTTTCGTGA